A portion of the uncultured Bacteroides sp. genome contains these proteins:
- a CDS encoding Crp/Fnr family transcriptional regulator produces the protein MIDQEKYIIVFRKKLESYSFISQESWILLESLLGFKILERNEFLVRNGDYSKNLHFVCEGALRAYFTDSAGNVYTKNLFLENDLAGSVVSSILDRPSEFTLEALEYTVLISFNYKKFRQLANQCIDLKDFYIAYLERNWVIEKEPIEVSLAIENATERYLKLRIAHPNIDKRISQQHIASHLGITPTQLSRIRKSLKDNS, from the coding sequence ATGATAGATCAGGAAAAATATATTATTGTATTCAGAAAAAAGCTTGAATCATATTCATTTATTAGTCAGGAATCCTGGATATTACTAGAGTCATTATTAGGATTTAAAATTTTGGAAAGAAACGAATTCTTAGTTAGAAATGGGGATTATTCTAAAAATCTGCATTTTGTTTGTGAAGGAGCACTCAGGGCTTATTTCACTGATAGCGCCGGAAATGTATATACTAAAAATCTATTTCTTGAAAATGATCTTGCAGGATCTGTCGTATCTTCCATTCTTGATAGGCCGTCCGAGTTTACGCTTGAAGCCTTAGAATATACTGTTTTAATTTCATTCAATTATAAGAAATTCCGCCAGTTAGCTAATCAATGTATTGATCTAAAAGATTTCTATATTGCGTACCTTGAAAGAAACTGGGTAATTGAAAAAGAACCAATAGAGGTTTCTCTAGCAATAGAGAATGCAACGGAAAGATATTTAAAGCTTCGTATAGCTCATCCTAATATTGATAAAAGAATATCTCAACAGCATATTGCTTCACATTTGGGAATTACTCCCACTCAATTAAGCAGAATCAGAAAAAGTTTAAAAGATAATTCCTAA
- a CDS encoding HAD family hydrolase, with product MLDGIKVIAFDADDTLWVNEPFFQEIEKSFCELLQEYGTQKEISKELFRTEMQNLEIYGYGAKGFTLSLLETALRISKNTIPTDQIAQIIEMGKSLLTIPIQLLDGVEPLLKSLNGKFEVIMATKGDLLDQQSKLKRSGLEEYFSHVEIMSDKTEDDYMKLLSKLEFMPDEFLMIGNSLKSDIQPVLNIGGYGAYIPFHTVWQHEKIEEISHTRMIRSASLEELKEVLK from the coding sequence ATGTTAGATGGAATTAAAGTCATAGCATTCGATGCTGACGACACACTTTGGGTGAATGAGCCCTTTTTTCAAGAAATAGAGAAAAGCTTTTGCGAACTACTGCAAGAATACGGCACACAAAAGGAAATATCTAAAGAGCTGTTTCGTACGGAAATGCAAAACCTTGAAATCTACGGATATGGTGCCAAAGGTTTTACACTTTCATTGCTAGAGACAGCTTTAAGAATAAGCAAAAACACCATACCGACTGATCAAATTGCTCAAATCATCGAAATGGGGAAATCACTACTGACCATTCCTATCCAGTTGCTTGATGGTGTGGAACCACTCCTTAAATCCTTGAATGGTAAGTTTGAAGTGATTATGGCCACAAAAGGAGATTTACTCGACCAGCAGAGTAAATTAAAGCGTTCGGGTCTGGAAGAGTATTTCAGCCATGTGGAAATTATGAGTGATAAAACAGAAGATGACTACATGAAGCTGCTTTCAAAGCTAGAGTTCATGCCCGATGAATTTTTGATGATTGGCAATTCTTTGAAATCGGACATACAACCAGTGCTTAATATCGGCGGTTACGGTGCTTACATTCCTTTTCATACTGTTTGGCAGCATGAAAAGATTGAAGAGATTTCTCACACAAGAATGATAAGATCGGCCTCCTTAGAAGAATTAAAAGAAGTATTGAAATGA
- a CDS encoding chloramphenicol acetyltransferase: MKHTVDIEHWNRKEHFQFFSKFDDPFFGITVNVDCTATYQQSKEEGVSFFLLSLHKVMNAVNATEPFRYRIEDGTVVCYDVIHVSSTVGRSDGTFGFSFFPYYPSLDTFVASATTEIAFLKETSGLNFNDAARRTDVIHFSSVPWISFTDLKHATSFGINDCVPKISVGKYYTAEGRILLPLSVTVHHALMDGYHVAQFIERLQQSLL, from the coding sequence ATGAAACACACTGTAGATATAGAACATTGGAATAGAAAAGAGCATTTTCAGTTCTTTAGTAAATTTGATGATCCCTTCTTTGGCATAACAGTGAACGTCGATTGCACAGCCACCTATCAGCAGTCGAAAGAAGAAGGTGTTTCATTCTTCTTGTTATCGTTGCACAAGGTGATGAATGCAGTCAATGCCACCGAACCGTTTCGTTACAGGATAGAAGATGGCACTGTGGTGTGCTATGATGTGATTCATGTATCTTCTACCGTAGGACGAAGTGATGGCACTTTTGGTTTTAGTTTTTTCCCGTATTATCCTTCTTTAGACACCTTTGTGGCAAGTGCCACCACAGAAATAGCTTTTCTTAAAGAAACCAGCGGACTAAACTTTAATGACGCAGCCCGGAGAACAGATGTGATTCATTTCTCGTCTGTGCCATGGATAAGCTTTACTGACCTGAAGCATGCCACCAGTTTTGGTATCAATGACTGCGTGCCGAAGATTTCCGTCGGCAAATACTACACAGCCGAAGGGCGCATACTACTTCCCCTCTCCGTTACCGTCCATCATGCGTTGATGGATGGCTATCACGTTGCACAATTTATCGAAAGGTTACAGCAGTCACTTCTTTGA